Within Macaca nemestrina isolate mMacNem1 chromosome X, mMacNem.hap1, whole genome shotgun sequence, the genomic segment GATGGACCAATCAGGGCAGTTAGTGAACTCCATCTGGCCAATCAGAAGTCAGAATAGTAGGCGGAATAAGCGAAGCTGATGTGGCTTTTATCAGTCCAGGCTCCAGGGGCAGAACCTGCTCAAGGTGAGGGTGGAGACTCTCATTTTCCCGCCGAAAGCATCCCCTGGGATTGGCTACTTTCAGTTCAGAGTACGCATGCtctgactttctctctctttcgTTTCTTCCACACTCAGAGGACGCACGCTCTGATTCTCTCGATTCTTCCAAAATCAGAGTAAGCATgcgttgattttcttttttcattcttcctaCCCCTCTCCTCCTCCGTGGTGCGTTTGTTATCTAGTTTTAATAAGGAGTGTATATGAAGCAGGTCGCCATCTCAAATCCTTCCTGTCAGTTTCTAACTTTTTCAGGTATGGGATTTTTCCTAGAAACTCTGTAGTAACTTAAGaaatttgggctgggtgcggtggcttatgcttgtaatccctgcacttttggAAGCCACagctggtggatcgcttgaacccacgaggcagaggttgcagtgagccatgatcacgccagtgtaccccagcctggcaacagagctagaccctgtctgaaaaaaaaaaaaaaagaataaaagctcaCTAAAATCTTTCATGCTGGGCTGATGTGATCCTCTTGCCTAGGCCTTGGGACCACAGGGGCGCACCACCCAgctcctgctaattttttttttttttagtagagatggtttcactgtgtttgcgggcctggtctcaagctcctgggctcaggcgatccgccacctcggccttccaaagtgctggaatggtACAGACCTGCTCCCCAAcccccggctaactttttgtatttttcgtagataCGGGAGTTTTGTGCTATGTTTCCCAGCccggtctcgacctcctgggctcaagcgatctgcacgccttggcctcccaaagtgctaggattacaggcgtgagccactgcgcctggctgattgATGCATCTTGAAACGCCCCACATTCTCTCTAAGTGATGGCGGGCTCTTACAGTCTCAGAAATTCCAGCTCTCTTCCTTCTAATAATTTACAAATCACCCAGTAATAGCCTCTAAACACGTTCATTGTAGTGATGCTCATTTCTCTTCAACAGAACAGAATCCCCCATCCCTCTGCCTGATCAGATCCATCACCAGAGAGACCATGTTATCTCTGGGACTCACTTCCCTTCCTTTATTTATTGAGTGGGGGTGTCAGAATGTCCCCACTGAATAAAATTACACAGTCACATCCCTGCCTCCCCAACAAGGGTCTGTACATCTTTTAGGGTAAGCCTAGCCCCCAGGAAAACTACTAACAACAGTAGCCAAACCCCTCTCAAAGACTCAAGGCTGCCTTGCCCATAAGAAACCTGTCATCCCAAATCAATACTTCTCCCAGAGACCCTTGGCTCCCTGTTTTCATCTCACTTCTCCCCATGTTCTTACTCAGGGACAGATAAGCCCTGGACGGAGAAATGCAGCACCTGATTCCAGGTGACTAAGTGTGGCCGGCCTTCACTGATTTCTCCCTCCACAGGACCAAAGGTCCTGTGGCTGGAAAGACTCAGGCAGTTTCTCTTACAGGTCAGACTGCTCCCAGTACCATAAACGGAGACGACGCCTTTGCAAGGAGACCTAGGGTTGGTGCTCAAATACCAGAGAAGATACAAAAGGTGAGGTGACCTGGAGGGGGCAGAGTAGTGGCCCAGGGGACAGTGTGGGGTGACTAGGTTTCTGAGGAGGGGAAGACAGAGATAATGGGGACAAGAAGCAGGGACTTGGAGGAGATCTGGACCCTTGTGAGTTTCCCATCCTTGCTCTGTCATCACCTAGCATCCCTGGAGACAAGTCTGTGACCATGCACTACATTTAGTGAATTTCAGTTCATTCTGGAAGGTGGGAAGAGAGCCAGCCAGCAGCGTTAAAGCCCTACTGTGTGGCAGGGGAGAAGCTAGGGAAGGTCCCCCATGTTCTGTCAGTTAGCCATGGCATCAGCCAGAATGGTATATCATCCCTACTTCCGAGATCCAGCACACAGGAAGTGGCTCAATCTGAATGGCAGACATGCCTAGCTGAGTCACtgccaaaatttctttttttttttctagccctTTGATGATATTGCCAAATACTTCTCTAAGAAAGAGTGGGAAAAGATGAAATACTCGGAGAAAATCATCTGTGTGTACATGAAGAGAAAGTATGAGGCCATGACTAAACTAGGTAACAGAAAGTTCTAGGTACAGACAAGTCTGGGGACATATGAGCATCTCTTTTCCTGCTTTGCCTACTTCCTAGGCTGCAGAAAgtaccccacattttccttttgtgcAGGGAAAATCGCAAGGCAGCTTCTGAGTGCTCTGCTCTTCTGTGTCCTGTCAGGGCTGAGGGGAGGGACTGGCCACAGTGGAGCTCGTACCTGGATCCTGCACATTTCTCTCCCATGGGCGTCTTTTCTGATGAGCCCAACTGTCTCTGTGGCATCCCGGCAActccctccatccccaccccacacacactgaCCCCTACCTTCTCTCGGcttgtatctttctttttctttttattcttttttgagtcagagtctcagtctgtcacctaggctagagtgcagtagtgcaatcatagctcactgcagcctcgaattcctggcctcaaacaatcctccagcctcagcctcccaaagtgctggtactacagacatgagccactgtgccaggcctaagCTTATCTCTTAAGGAATAAACATTTggcttctttctaggtttcaaGGTAACCCTCCCACCTTTCATGCGTAATAAATGGGCCACAGACTTCCAGGGGAATGATTCTGATAATGACTGTAACCGCGGGAATCAGGGTGAGTAGATGGGAAGGGGCTGGAAAGGGTCTCCTCAAGTCCAACTGCTTTTCAGCTCAGCTACCCGGGAAAGATCCTCAGACATTTGTTCCCTCATACACATCAGGGCTGAGTGAAAACAAAATGCATACAGAAAGTTAACTACAGAGGccattcatataaaattttaaaacatgcaaaacaagaatatttatttttatggaaaataagTAAGTAGTAAATGTATACAAGCATGAATGTGAATAAAAAGACATCAAATTAAGGTGACTGGCTGTAAGTggaggagggagggcagagaTTGGTGAGTGCTGCACAGACAGCTTCAGCTGTGACTTGTTGatagtgtgttttgtttgtttttgtttttgagatggagtttcgctcttgtcgaccaggctagagtgcaataaggcaatctcagctcactccaaatttcacctcccgggttcaagtgattctcctgcctcagcctccggagtagctgaggttacaggcgcccgccaccacacccagctaatttttaaatttttggtagaggcggagtttcatcatgttgaccaggctggtctcaaacttcctgacctcaggtgatccacccgactcagcttcccaaagtgctgggaatacaagtgtgagctaccactCCCGGTCTGTTTGTAGTATTTCTAATATTCTGAATTAATAAATCAGACCTAACATAGCTGTGGGGTAATGTTGAGATCTGACTGGCCTCAATATTATTCCCCatacttttctgtgtgtttgaaataTTTCGTTTTTAAAGGACATGTTGCTCTTCCTAAGCACTGTTAATGAATCAAAGGACAGTTAAGAAAATgttacaagtgaaaaaaaaaaaaaaagaaagcaaatgttaAAACTGTAGATCTGCAAAGACTCCCCGAGTTTGTTTCATTAACAGCATGTAGGTATTGGATAGGTATCTTAGTAGTAGGGGTGATGAACACATTATGTAAAAAAGGTTgctgtttctctgtattttatcAAAACCAAATAGTCTTCTCATTCCCAAAGAACCCTGATTCTTTGTGATGAGCTCGGAGGTGAGTTTGAAAGAGTGATCCCTCATCCAACACACAGAGAGCTTTCCCACTTGTCAGTGAGGAGAGATAACATGGGGTGATAAAACGACAGGTTATTGGGTAGAAATCTTTGTACATTTCAGGAATATAAAGGGGACATATGTGTTTACTTGCTCTTCTGTTCTGAAAACACAGTTATAAGACAAGGTCAGAATGTCCAAACTGTCTCCAATAGACCCCAACTAAACAGGCCAGATTCTACCACCTCCCACCATCACTATAAGAGATCTGAAAATCCAGTGCTTGAGTATCTGCCAAGTTTTTGACATTAAAGGAGTGTCTttatactgaaaatatttcagaGCCACTGGACTAAATCATCCATAGTTCATCACACATTTAAGAGCTTAATTGACATACCATAAGATTCACCCATTTCAAGTGTACAATGATTTTCAGTTGTTGCACATCTTGAGTGAATACAGTTCAGATTCCCAAACAATCAATTTAGTTATTTGGGAAAAAGTGAAAGATATGTAATGGAAGAAGATGAGACTGTGATGGGGTTTAACCCCCATTTGATAAACCATGAGATGGAAAATTCTGAACTGATGCCACAGATAAATGCACCAACCAGGACTGAACATAATTCAGAAGCAAATCTCACATAACTCCTCAACAATGAGTGGACGGAAAACCCTCTGCTGCAGAATGCCCTCATGCGACAGAAGTCTCTCTAGAGTTTGGAAATCtttaccaacaaagaaaaattctgaTGTATTCTCTTTCAGTTGAATGTCCTCAGATGACTTTCGGCAGGCTCCAGGGAATCTTCCTGAAGGTGAGTATCTCTCAAATCTAAAGGACCGGAGAACCTTTGTCCCTCCACAGATGCGAACACTGGTAAGAGTGGGAGAATATCAAAAATGCCTTCACTGCCTCCTTCTCCCCATGTCTATCACAACAACTGATGTAGCATCAACAGCTTGATAATACTAAGAGTTGTGATCCTTAatacttcttttgttttcatagtgATGCCAGATAGTATTTTAAACAGTTCACatggattcatttatttaatccaTAAGAAGACCTCTATGATGTTTCTATTATTATCTCCAAATAATAAAGAGTCACACACTTCGGTTGTCATCCGTATAAAAGCCATGTGACTTGGTGCAAATCTTCTAAGTCCTCTCAGCTCCAGATTCCTGGTCCATGCAATGGAAGTAAAGAATGATAGTTCATGTTATAGATCCTAGTTATCAGCgacataataataaaatgaggCTGTCGTGGTACAGAGATGTTAATGAATGTTCCTGAGGTGCAGTGGCAGTGGTAGTCTAATCCAGAGCTCCAAACCATTTAAAACTCAttcatgtttgcatttttttatgAAGTTTGGATGTTGCTCACTAGGGCTTTACCTCACAGCGCCTGCTGGAGCTTCCATTGAGACACTCTTGTAACAGGAAGGACCAGCTGGTCTCTGCTGTGTTACTGGGGCCATCTGCATGGCTTAGGAATCGCTTTGACTGTTGGCCCTTCCttactgtgagctccttgagggcctTGTCTGTACCTGGAGCATCCGGGAAGCCCCCATCCCAGCCCAGTGATCCCTCGGAGGCCCCTGAATGAGTGACCCTACAACTGCAGATTCAACTCTGGGTTAGAGGGTATAGGGATCTGGGAGTTGGGTGGCCAGTGTGTAGACTGAATTCAAAGAAGGATCATGAAAGGTAttagttgttattattactacatTTAAACAGTGTTTACAAGCTCAGAGAGGACTTTCCCGTAGCCTATTTTACATGTATTGTTCACTATTTCATAAGTGAGGAAGTTGAATAAAAAGTAGCTtaagagccaggcacggtggctcaagactgtaatcccagcactttgggaggccgaggtgggcggatcacgaggtcaagagatcaagaccatcctgcccaacatgatgaaaccatgtctctactaaaaatacaaaacttagcagggtgtggtagctcctgcctgtagtctcagctactctggaggctgaggcaggagaatcgcttaaacgtAGGAgtcagatgttgcagtgagttgataccatgccactgcaccccagcctggcaacagagcgtgactccgtcttagaaaaaaaaaaaaaaaaaagaaagaaagaaaaaaaagtagcttaAGGTTGTTGGTCAGTGACACATTCCAATGCAAGCAGAATTGGTATGGGTACCACTTCACTGAATTCCACATTCAATGTTGGTGCCTCTGTGGGGTGGTCTGCCATATCTGGTACTGCTTTCTTTGGTGCTTAGATTAATTTCAGCAaaccatttctttccttctccctttcctgtATTCATCTCCCCACACTATCTTTCCCAGCAGTTTTTTGTCCCTTCTCTATGTTTTTACATATACTCTCCCAGCAGCTATCTACAAGCTTATATGGGATCCCTTGTATTTTACAGAAGCTCTTCCTTTTGTAGACCTTGTGAATTCTTAGAATGCTATTCTTCTTCAAATCTTCTGTATATGACACTCTCAATTACATGGAGAATTTTGCTGTTTGCAAGAATGTCAGTCCTAAAAGAGTGTGAAGATAAGCATTCTAGCTCTGGAAACCATATTCACATAGGCCATTCCTTTCCCATCTAACCTCCCAGGTTTCTTCTAATTTAGGCCTATGTAACTCTCCCAGTGTTGTTGAGAGCATTAATTAAGTTAATGCATGGGAAAATGCTTTGTAAGCTCAAAAGCACTATAGAAATGTCACTGATACTGTTTATCTGTAACCTTCACATTATAAAGATCATGCCTAAGATGCCAGCAGAGGAAGGAAATGATTCGAAGGGAATGTCAGAAGCATCTGGCTCACAAAACAATGGAAAACAGTTGTGCCCCTTGGGAAAACCAAGTACCTCTGAGAAGATTAACGCGGCATCTGGTAAGAGGAAGCAATTCGGGAACAACCCCTCTGGCTTCCCTGGCTATGTTCAGGTGTGGGGACTGGGTGTGTGGCATGGATCCCAGACAAGCCTGGGTCCAGGTTGGGCTGAGGAGCTCGCCCAGCTCCAGATGAGATGTTAGACATGACTTCCAGAGGCACAGACTTGAGTTGTCACCCATAGAAAAAACCACGTGACTTGGGGTAAGTCTTTCAGATTTTCTCAGCTCCAGATACCTAGTCCATAAGATGGAAATAATCATAGTTCATAAGTTGTTTGGAGGCATTAAATTAAATCTAGAAGGCCTGATGACGTGAAAGgtgctcaagcaattctatcTGTGATTACCTAGGATCATATCATACTTAGCTCAGTGCCTGATACCCAATATAGATGTACTTCAGAGATATTGctggtttggttccagaccactgcaataaagtgagtcacagacttttcttttttttggtttggtagTGCATAAAAACATTGTTTCTACTATAGTGTAGTCTACTAAGTGTGcaacagcattatgtctaaaaatgtatataccttaattttaaaataattcattgttaaaaatgctaacaatcttctgagtctccagtgagTCACactctttttgctggtggagggagGGTCTTGCCTCGGTGGTGATGGCTGCTGGCTGATcaaggtggtggttgctgaagctTGGAGTgtctgtggcagtttcttaaaagaaCACAACAATGAAATATGCCACATAGATTAGCTCTCCCTTTCATGAAGTATTTCTCTGTAGTATGTAATGCTATTGGAtaacattttacccacagtagaacttctttcaaagttGGAATCAATCCTCTGTAGCTATGAAAGTCCTGTATGGCATCACCTTCCAATGGAAGGCTAttttatctacattgaaaatctgttgtttagtgtagccaccttcaacagtgatcttagctagatcttccagataacttgctgcagcttctccatcagggtttgctgcttcaccttgcacttttatgttatggagacggcttctttccttaaacctcacgaaccaacctctgctagcttcacaCGTGTCTCCTGCTGCTTCTTCACCTCTCTCAACTTTCACGGACTTAAAGAGAGTTTGGGTCTTGTTCTGAATTCGactttggcttaagagaatgttgtggctggtttcatCTTCTATCCTGACCACTCAGACTTCCTCTATTTCAGCAGTAAGGTTGTTTTGCTTGgttattcatgtgttcactggagtattAGTATTActatttccttcaagaacttttcctttgcattcacagcttggctgtttggtgcaagaggccgagctttcagcctgtcttggctttcaGCATGCCTTCCTCACTCAGCTTAGCCATTTCTAGCttctgatttaaagtgagagacatgcaactcttcctttcacttgaacatttcGGGGCCATTGTAGGATTGTTCACTGTCCTAATTTCAGTATTcctgtgtctcaggaaatagggaggcccaagaagaggaagagagacccgGGACAGCTCACTGGTGGAGCAGTCAGACCACACACAACATTGGTCGATTAAGTTTATCATCGTCTATGGGTACAGTTCCTGTTACCCCCAAAACTATTACAAACAagagggtgactatagtcaataataacttaattgtacattaaaaaaaaaactaaaagagtgtaaatggattgtttgtaaccaaGGATAAATggttgaggggatggatactcgATTTTCCATAATGCGATTATTACACAtggcatgcctgtatcaaagcatctcatgtaccccataagtatatacacctactgtggacccacaaaaataaaaaacaaaaattattttaaaagactaaaaaacagtaaaaacaattGCAGTAATAATATCAAAGCTCACTGATGACAGATCacataatagatataataataatggaaaagtgTAAAATTggtgagaattaaaaaaaaaattacagcatcTGTGAAGCACTATGAAAATGAGGTGcgataaaacaaggtatgcctgtgtGGCCTTAATAAATATGTGCTGAATGAAAGGAGGTATGGGTGAATGTTCCTATAAGTGAAGAGGTTGGGAATCTAAGCTTGACAAGGGAAGGAGCCAGAAGCTAAAACTTCAATTGGCATTTGGCCTGTATTAGTGTGGGTCTAAGGTTTCAGCCTCTCTAAGCCAGAGAATGTGAAAACCTGGATAAAGAAGGCCCATGGGCACTTGGGAGCGGGGAGGCATCTCCTGTTTTTTGAGTAAACAGAGCCTAACACTCTCCAGCCTACCCAACCCTCATCTTCCAACTCTTCTCCATCATAGGACCCAAAAGAGGGAAACATGCCTGGAC encodes:
- the LOC105493961 gene encoding protein SSX7-like, whose product is MQHLIPGQTAPSTINGDDAFARRPRVGAQIPEKIQKPFDDIAKYFSKKEWEKMKYSEKIICVYMKRKYEAMTKLGFKVTLPPFMRNKWATDFQGNDSDNDCNRGNQVECPQMTFGRLQGIFLKIMPKMPAEEGNDSKGMSEASGSQNNGKQLCPLGKPSTSEKINAASGNREAQEEEERPGTAHWWSSQTTHNIGPKRGKHAWTHRLRERKQLVIYEEISDAEEDEE